GAGCTGCGCCAGCAGGACCGGACCAGCCGCATGCTGTTCGACTTCAGCTTCATCATCAACTACATCTCGACCTTCACCACGCTGGTGCCGGGCGACGTCATCGTCACCGGCACCCCGACCGGCGCCGGCGCACGCTTCGACCCACCGCGCTACCTCGCACCCGGCGACGTGATCGAGGTGTCGGCGACGGGACTTGGAACGCTGCGAAACACCGTCGTGGACGAGGTGGCACCATGACACCCGAACAGGCGGCCGACATCGGCGCTGCGCTGCACGAGGCCGAACGCACCCGCACCCAGATCGGGCTGATTTCGCAAGCGCACCCTGACATGACCATGGACGACGCCTACGCGGTTCAGGACGCCTTCGTCGAGGCCAAGCGCGACGCGGGCGCGGTGCAGCGCGGGTGGAAGATCGGTCTGACGTCGAAAGCGATGCGCGACGCGCTCAAGATCGACATCCCGGACTCGGGCGTGCTGTTCGACGACATGTTCTTCGACGACGGTGCGACAGTGCCGGCCGACCGCTTCATCCAGCCGCGCATCGAGGCAGAGATCGCCTTTGTCATGGCCGAGGACCTGAGCGG
The sequence above is drawn from the Pseudomonadota bacterium genome and encodes:
- a CDS encoding fumarylacetoacetate hydrolase family protein is translated as ELRQQDRTSRMLFDFSFIINYISTFTTLVPGDVIVTGTPTGAGARFDPPRYLAPGDVIEVSATGLGTLRNTVVDEVAP